From one Trifolium pratense cultivar HEN17-A07 linkage group LG1, ARS_RC_1.1, whole genome shotgun sequence genomic stretch:
- the LOC123887308 gene encoding acyl-CoA--sterol O-acyltransferase 1-like: MKGVINNFIIVWSVAITLFLYSYIIGKIVPNGRGRLVALFPPTLILLLLPIWQTDAHLIIYSTFCLSWLSTFKLLLFAFAKGPLSSNPPPSLFQFLLISSLPIKFQYKNQNQIKFKLTSLNKLELLVMSILLYFFVLPYEKKEGFRPLILTFIYFVHFYFGLELTFAISTTIARKILQLDLEKPFDRPYLSASPKEFWGKRWNVMASRILHPSVYKPMVNAFSHVIGRKWASIPAVVVTFIVSGLMHELIYYNLKRKNVTWKAWEPCWDSMSYFFIHGVFVALQIAYKKTFKPKQQLMPTIVSRTLTLAFVMTTTLTLFIPAFMRSVGR, from the coding sequence ATGAAAGGAGTAATCAATAACTTCATCATTGTATGGAGCGTAGCAATAACATTGTTTCTATATAGCTACATAATAGGAAAGATTGTTCCCAATGGAAGAGGAAGACTTGTAGCCCTTTTCCCACCCACACTCATACTTCTCCTTCTTCCTATTTGGCAAACTGACGCCCACTTAATAATTTATTCTACATTCTGTCTTTCTTGGCTTTCCACTTTTAAGCTTCTCCTATTTGCCTTTGCTAAAGGTCCTCTCTCATCAAACCCTCCTCCTTCTCTCTTTCAATTTCTCCTCATTTCCTCTCTTCCCAtcaaatttcagtacaaaaatcaaaatcaaatcaaattcaaactcACTTCTTTAAATAAGCTCGAGTTACTAGTCATGTCCattctcttatatttttttgttcttccctATGAGAAGAAAGAAGGTTTCCGTCCATTAATTTTGACGTTTATATATTTTGTCCACTTTTATTTCGGATTAGAATTAACTTTTGCCATTAGTACTACAATTGCTCGCAAAATTTTACAACTAGATCTGGAGAAACCTTTCGACAGACCCTATCTAAGTGCATCACCGAAAGAATTTTGGGGAAAAAGGTGGAACGTTATGGCCTCACGTATCCTACACCCGTCTGTATACAAACCAATGGTGAACGCATTTAGCCATGTCATAGGGAGAAAGTGGGCTTCAATCCCAGCCGTGGTGGTTACATTTATAGTATCAGGATTGATGCATGAACTCATATACTATAACTTAAAACGCAAGAATGTAACGTGGAAAGCTTGGGAACCATGTTGGGATTCAATGAGCTACTTCTTCATCCATGGGGTATTTGTGGCTCTTCAAATTGCATACAAGAAGACCTTCAAACCGAAACAACAATTAATGCCTACGATTGTGTCTCGCACTCTAACATTAGCCTTCGTTATGACTACAACATTAACTCTCTTCATCCCGGCTTTTATGAGGTCCGTTGGAAGATAA